AACTTCTCTGATTGATGGGAAGCTCTTTGATCTCCCGTTCCTGCAGTACTTCACCGATCGCCGGTGTTTCCGTTTCGACACGAGTCACCGCAGCCTGGACGGTCACTTGTTCCGTAACCTCGCCCACTGCCAACGTCACCTGGCGACGGACGTGCGAATCCACCCGAATCTCGATCTGGGTCAGTAGGGCCGTCTTGAAGCCGGGCATTTCGGCTCTGAGGTCATAGACACCTGGTCTCAAATACGGAAGTCCGAAAACACCCGTATCATCGGTGATCGCTTCACGTTCTTCACCGGTGTCCACATTGGTTACAGTCACTGTGGCCCCTGGAATCACCGCCTCGACCTCATCGACGACGGTGCCCGTTATCGTCCCCGTCGTAGCCTGCGATAGAAGTAAAGGAGTGCCTGCTAAGATTAAAATAATTAATAGAGAAGTTGCTTTGAGATGTTGTTTGCCAAGTAGCATACGGTGCCTCCCCTTGACGAAAATCTAGCCCACACAAAGAATCAAAAGGCTAAGGTGACGTTACAGCGTATCAACAGTGGCTGCCAATAACGATTCCACTCGATCCACTCGAAACTGAAAACCCCCTGGTCGTTGGAAATGCCGGTTCTTCGGAGGCCCGTCGCCTCGTTGACGGCCTCTCGGCGGGGAATAGTGAGGCTGAAGGAAGAATCCCGGCGCAACTCCGCCGTGCTCCTTTTGCTGAAGCGGACTGAATTGGACTGGACGAATAGCAGAGATCTGCGTATTCAGCATTGAGCATTCGACATCCGCGAACCTGGGATTGCAGAATTCTACGGGATGCCGTCCGCCGATGTCAACAATCCGCGTGCACCGGGGTGCCCGACACGAGAGTGATGCTGATGATGAAAGCCAGAGAACGTCAGCGATTGGGCTTAGACTCTCTGTCAGTTACTATAACTGTCAGGTAGGAGTGTGCCCCTGTCCCCAGACCGTTCCCCTCAGCGCCAGCTCCAACATCGACGCCAGCGGTTGTTGCAGGCCGTGCTCGAAATCGGCGACCTCCGTCCCGGGTCTCTCGCGACGCGTTACCGCCGTTGCGGCAAGCCCAACTGTCACTGTGCCCAGCCCGGCGACCGAGGCCACGGACCCAGTTTCTCCTTGACCCGTCGCGTCGGCGGCAAAACCGTGACCAAGATCATTCCCCCGGGGCCGGCGGTTGAACGCACCCGGGCGCAGATCGCCGAGTATCGTCGATTGCGGAGCTTGGTGAAGGAGTTGGTGGAGGTCAGCGAGCAGATTTGTCAGGTTCAGCTGGACGCTTCTTCGGCCCGGACGGGCCAAAAAAAGAGCTCCAAAAAACGCTGGCGCAGGAGATCCGGCAAGAAGTCCGGACCCTGATGGGTCCCCTGGCGGCCGAAGCCTTGGACTTCGAAGCTCTGGAGACCGCCCTCCGGCGCCAAGTCTTGGAGTGGGCGGCCCGCACGGTGGAAGCGCAGCTCAACCAGGATCATGTGGATTTGGAACCTGACCGGGGAACTCTTCCCGGAGGCGGTGCAGATTATCGATCGTTTCCACGCCAAAGAGCGACTTCATACCCTCTCCAGGAACTTATTCGCTGATCGCCAGTTGGCCCAGGATTGGGCGCAACAACGTTGCCTGGAACTCGATGCCGGTCGGATCGAGACCCTCTTATCTGAGCTTGCCACCGAGGCCGCTCACAACGAGGAAGCGAAAGCGGCCTGCACCTGTTTCCAGCAGAATCGACATCGCATGCGTTACGCCCGATTCGAGGCGCAAGGGCTCTGCACGTCCACCGGAGTAGTGGAAGCCGGATGCAAGAATGCCATCGGGGCTCGGCTCAAGCGATCCGGAATGCATTGGAGCGTGCCAGGAGCGAATTCGATCATGGCCCTGCGCTGTGTTCGGCTCAGTGGGCGCATTGAGGACTTTTGGGAATGGAGAGCCAATTCCAAGGCTGCAGCTTGATCCGTCGTCACCTTCTTGTCGTGCACCCCGTGCACCGGTTTCGTTAGTACCTGAAGTGTCCGGTCCATTGAGGGCGAGGTTAGGATGAGCTTTTACCCCCACAAAGAGGAGGTGGGGATGGAACTGTATCCGCCGAGCGCCGTGGAGCGGACGATGAAGGTGCAGGAAATCATCCTTCGCGAGCGGCGTGACAATGATGACTGTCCCCTTCTCTTCGGTCCGCTTACTTGTCGTGAGGCCGGTAGAGAGGTGCGATTGATTTCACCGACTGATCACGTCGATAAAAATTCTTATGACCACACCTACGAAGGGAACAAGCAGACACCAGGCTATCCATGGGCGACGATGCTTGACGGTGTAAGCAGCGGCAACAAATGTAAGCGGAAAGGCCGCATAGACAACTGAGACCCAAATACCATTGTTCCAAACAGCGCTTAGATAGAGGCTGAACGGAGTCGCCAAGACAGCCGCCACGAGAATCAAACCAGGTTTTGCGGACACGATCCCAAACACAGCCAAGGTCACCGACAAAAAAACGGCGGGCCAGCCTAGCAACAACGGCCACCACTCAAGCAAACCATCCTCCCAACTGGTGTGATTCTCTACCGACTACGAATCCACCGTGAAAGACTTCCGAATCGTGAGTGTTTCGAAGCTGTTGGGAGCATTATAGCGGACGCTCTGGCGGACGGTATTTTGCAGTGCTGGATTGGCTCGATAGGATCCAAACCGAGCACATCCTTTCCAACTGACGGAGCAAGAGATGACGCCCGTTCTCCGCATCCTTTTCTTCTCGTGGGTAGGCGCCACCGTAGCGACGGCCAGTGCACCGGAGATCATTTCGGTCCGAAAGATCTGGGACCGGGCGCCTCATAGCGCCTTCACCGACCTGGTCCGCCATCAGGGGAAATGATTCTGCACCTGCCGGGAGGGGGGACGAGGCTACGGCGTCTCCAAATTGGGTGAGACCGCCACCCCCCGGCGAGCATTCCTCTACTGGACGACCGACGGGATCGAATGGAACTGGATCACGGAGTTCAAGCTCCCCGGCCTGACGCCCGAGGCTCGAAAGACGGCTCCCAGCGAAACCACCGTCCGTTTCCTGGCGGACGACCGGATGGTGGCTGTGATCCGGCCGGGTTGGGTTGGAAGCAGCCCGCCTCCCTACCGGGAATGGACATTTCACAAGCTGAAACACCGTCTGGGCGGCCCCAATTTCGTCCGGATACCAGACGGGCCGCGTCCCGGGGGTATCCGCGGGGAACGCCCGTGATCGGCGCCTGGATCCAGGGAGAGCCCTTCACCGTCCTGGCCAGATTGACCTTGACCGGCTACGAACCTGTGCTCAAGCTGCCCAGCGGCGGCGACACGAGCTATCCGGGGATGGTTTGGCACGAAGGACTTCTCTGGCTCAGCTACTATTCTTCCCATGAAGGCAAGACCAGCATCTATCTGGCCACGATCCGCCTCTGACCAAGGGTCACCCCTTGGGCCTCTTTCCCAAACCAGGGTTAAGACTCAAGAGAAGCGACCGCAATGAGAGTAGTATCAAATCCAGATGGACCGATACCCGACAAGGCCAATGGAGGAGAACCCATGAAGACCGGAAAAGGATTTCCCAGACTGACCCGTTTGATGGCGAAGGGACATGCAGCCTTGCTCCTGCTCCTGCCGGCTCTCCATGGATGTGCAGGAATGTTCTCCGGCAGCTTGGAAATCACTGCTGCCCAACGGGTGCATCCGGTGCTGATTCGCAATGAACACAATCCCCTGTTGCGACTGACTGTCGAAGCCCAGGGCGCCGGCCACACCGCCGGATTGTTCCTCTTCAAGCTCAGCGGTACGGACGACCTGAGCGACATCGAGTCCCTGGAGTTGTTCTACTCGGGTAACCAGGAGGAATTCGAGGTCGGGAACAGGTTCGGCGATCCCGCTCGACCGGCTGAGCAAGTCGTCTTCACGGGAAATCAGGAACTGTCACCAGGGAAGAATGTCTTCTGGCTTTCCGTCCGGTTGCGGCCTACCGCCGAGTTAGGAAACAAGACCGATGCCGTCTGCACTTCGGTGAACACCTCCGCAGGAGTGCTGACTCCCACGGACACGACTCCCGGCGTCCGCAAACGGATCGGCCTGGCCCTGCGCAAGCACATGGACGACGGAGTCCATACCTATCGCATCCCGGCAATCGCCACGACTCCCAAGGGCACCCTGCTTTGCGTTTACGACATGCGGTGGCGGAAGTCGCGAGACTTGCAGGAACACATCGATATCGGGCTGATCCGCAGCACCGACGGCGGCCAGACCTGGGAGCCGCAGCGGGCGATCATGGACATGGGGGAATGGGGCGGGTTGCCGCAGGAGGAGAACGGGGTCAGCGACCCCGGCATCCTCGTGGACGAGAACACCGGAGAGATCTTCGTCACCGCCGTCTGGATGTGGGGCAAACCGGGCAAACACCAGTGGCGCGACGACGGCTCCGAGCCGGGATATGAAATCGGAAAGACGGCCCAGATCCTGATGGTCCGTTCCACGGACGACGGCCTCACCTGGACCGAGCCGGAGAACGTCACCCGGAAACTGAAGAAACCGGAATGGTGGCTCTTCGCCCCGGCGCCGAACCGGGGGATTACGCTTTCCGACGGGACCATCGTCATGCCGACCCAGGGGCGTGACGAGACCGGATATCCCTTTGGAAACATCACCTACAGCCGCGACCATGGCGCCACCTGGACGGTGAGCAACCCGGCCTTCAGCGGAGGCAACGAAACCTTGGCGGTGCAGCTCGGCGACGGGTCCGTCATGCTGAACATGCGCAACGACAAGCCGGAACCGTACCGGGCCGTCTTTGTGACCTGGGATCTGGGCATCACCTGGATTCCGCACGAAACCAACCGCAAGACGTTGATCGAACCAAATTGCAACGCCAGCCTCTTTCGATTCGACTACGAGGAAGAGGGGGAGTCGAAATACATCCTGCTGTTTGCCAATCCCAATGCGCCCGACGGACGGCATCACCACACCGTCAAGGTCAGCTTCGACGACGGCATGACCTGGCCCGAGGATTACCAGATTCTGCTGGACGTGGGCCGGGGGCGAGGGTATCCCGGCATCACCCGGATCGACGACCGGCACGTGGGGATCGTTTACGAGGGAAGCCGGTCGGACCTGGTCTTCGAGAAGCTGTCGCTGGATGAACTGCTGAAGCGGTGATCCGAGTCCCGCCGATCCGGGAATCGGTCCCTATCGGATGGGTTGGAGGTTCCAATAGGTCAGGGAGCGCCAGACCCATTCCAAAGGCCCGTAGCGGAACCGCTTGACCCACCAGGAAGAGGCAACGAGCTGAACGATCCAGACCGCCAGGACGATGGCCACCTGCTCCGTCCTCTCGACGCTCCCGAAGAGTCCGAAGCCGTGTCCGTAGAACAGCGTGGTGCAGAGGAGAGTCTGGAGCAGGTAGTTGCTCAACGCGGTGCGTCCGACCGCCGAGACGGACTGCGAGAGCGGCCCACGCAGATCTGATTTGCAAATCAACATCACGATGCTGAGGTAGCCCAGGCTCACCGGAACGCTCCCCCAATAGTTGTACTGGCTTCCGATGAATTGGCAATCCAACGACCAGTTCCTGGCGAAATTGTGAACCAGTCCGTAACTCGACAGGATCCACCCCAATGTCAGGCCCGCGGTGGCCAGACCGAAGTAGAAACGGCTTGAGCGGGCAGCCGTCAGGACTCCCCACTTGAAGAGCGCCATTCCCACCAGCATCAGTCCCCCGATTC
The sequence above is a segment of the Acidobacteriota bacterium genome. Coding sequences within it:
- a CDS encoding exo-alpha-sialidase; this translates as MKTGKGFPRLTRLMAKGHAALLLLLPALHGCAGMFSGSLEITAAQRVHPVLIRNEHNPLLRLTVEAQGAGHTAGLFLFKLSGTDDLSDIESLELFYSGNQEEFEVGNRFGDPARPAEQVVFTGNQELSPGKNVFWLSVRLRPTAELGNKTDAVCTSVNTSAGVLTPTDTTPGVRKRIGLALRKHMDDGVHTYRIPAIATTPKGTLLCVYDMRWRKSRDLQEHIDIGLIRSTDGGQTWEPQRAIMDMGEWGGLPQEENGVSDPGILVDENTGEIFVTAVWMWGKPGKHQWRDDGSEPGYEIGKTAQILMVRSTDDGLTWTEPENVTRKLKKPEWWLFAPAPNRGITLSDGTIVMPTQGRDETGYPFGNITYSRDHGATWTVSNPAFSGGNETLAVQLGDGSVMLNMRNDKPEPYRAVFVTWDLGITWIPHETNRKTLIEPNCNASLFRFDYEEEGESKYILLFANPNAPDGRHHHTVKVSFDDGMTWPEDYQILLDVGRGRGYPGITRIDDRHVGIVYEGSRSDLVFEKLSLDELLKR